In Acidobacteriota bacterium, one genomic interval encodes:
- a CDS encoding 2-oxoisovalerate dehydrogenase — protein MGQTEIIFEVTEACEGGYDAKALGHDIFTEGDNLDDLKWMVRDAVLCHFDEGAPRVIRLHHVTDEAIAP, from the coding sequence ATGGGGCAAACCGAGATCATCTTCGAGGTCACAGAAGCGTGCGAGGGCGGCTACGACGCCAAGGCGCTCGGCCACGACATCTTCACCGAAGGCGACAACTTGGACGATTTGAAGTGGATGGTTCGGGACGCCGTGCTCTGCCACTTCGACGAAGGGGCGCCCAGGGTCATCCGGCTGCACCACGTCACTGACGAGGCCATCGCGCCATGA
- a CDS encoding class I SAM-dependent DNA methyltransferase: MADDVLRDLYVRGKYRDVILPMTLLRRLDAVLEPRKQHVLQVKATLDELEIVDQDATLRDAAKQDFYNTSSYTLRDLRARASRQQLRADFEAWLDGFSPNVQDILDNFEFRNQIPRLSRADALGTLVEKLTSPDINLGPEPVMNGDGDVKHAGLDNHGMGSIFEELIRRFNEENNEEAGEHFTPRDAVKLMANLVFLPVADRLQSATYTLYDGACGTGGILTVAEDVLQSLAAERGKEVSTHLFGQEINAETYAICKADLLLKGEGAAADNIVGGPEHSTLSNDAFPAREFDFMLSNPPYGKSWKTDLARMGGKKDMRDPRFLIEHAGDPEYSLVTRSSDGQMLFLANKLAKMKRNTPLGSRIAEVHNGSSLFTGDAGQGESNIRRWTIENDWLEAIVALPLNMFYNTGIATYVWVLTNRKPEHRQGKVQLIDATKRFQPLRKNLGKKNCELGEADIACICDAFLAFKETEESRIFDNEAFGYWKVTVERPLRIEGTDADRAYKVPEIRELKASGRHSEEAPPVIRRIHKGGVAADPLRGLFEAEVDGRTAVVEYEPDTELRDTEQIPLQEEGGIEAFLRREVLPYAPDAWYNPRTVRTGYEFSFNRYFFKPEPMRPLAEIQADILALETQTEGLLAEIMGGMAPGPSKEVDDDR; this comes from the coding sequence ATCGCCGACGATGTCCTCCGCGACCTCTACGTCCGCGGCAAGTACCGCGACGTCATCCTGCCGATGACCCTGCTGCGGCGGCTCGACGCGGTGCTAGAACCGCGCAAGCAGCATGTCTTGCAGGTGAAGGCGACACTCGACGAGCTCGAGATCGTGGACCAGGACGCCACCCTGCGTGACGCAGCGAAGCAGGACTTCTACAACACATCCAGCTACACGCTACGCGACCTGCGCGCCCGCGCGAGCCGGCAACAGCTCCGGGCCGACTTCGAGGCTTGGCTCGACGGTTTCTCTCCGAACGTCCAGGACATCCTCGACAACTTCGAGTTCCGCAACCAGATCCCGCGGCTATCGAGAGCCGACGCGCTCGGGACGCTGGTCGAGAAGTTGACCTCGCCCGACATCAACCTGGGGCCCGAACCGGTAATGAACGGCGACGGCGACGTGAAGCACGCCGGCCTGGACAACCACGGTATGGGCTCGATCTTCGAGGAGCTGATCCGCCGCTTCAACGAGGAGAACAACGAAGAGGCCGGGGAGCACTTCACGCCGCGCGACGCGGTCAAGCTGATGGCCAACCTCGTCTTCCTGCCCGTGGCCGACCGGCTCCAGTCCGCCACCTACACCCTCTACGACGGTGCCTGCGGCACCGGCGGCATCCTCACCGTGGCCGAGGACGTGCTCCAGTCGCTCGCCGCCGAGCGCGGCAAGGAGGTCTCCACGCACCTCTTCGGCCAGGAGATCAACGCCGAGACCTACGCCATCTGCAAGGCCGACCTGCTGCTCAAGGGTGAGGGCGCGGCCGCCGACAACATCGTCGGCGGGCCGGAGCACTCCACGCTCTCGAACGACGCCTTCCCGGCCCGCGAGTTCGACTTCATGCTCTCCAATCCGCCCTACGGCAAGAGCTGGAAGACGGACCTCGCGCGCATGGGCGGCAAGAAGGACATGCGCGACCCGCGGTTCCTGATCGAGCACGCCGGCGACCCGGAGTACTCCCTCGTTACCCGCAGCAGCGACGGGCAGATGCTCTTCCTGGCCAACAAGCTCGCCAAGATGAAGCGGAACACGCCGCTCGGCAGCCGGATTGCCGAGGTCCACAACGGCAGTTCCCTCTTCACCGGCGACGCCGGCCAGGGCGAGAGCAACATCCGCCGCTGGACTATCGAGAACGACTGGCTGGAGGCCATCGTCGCCCTGCCGCTCAACATGTTCTACAACACCGGCATCGCCACCTACGTCTGGGTGCTGACGAACCGCAAGCCGGAGCATCGCCAGGGCAAGGTGCAGCTCATCGACGCCACGAAGCGATTCCAGCCGCTGCGCAAGAACCTCGGCAAGAAGAACTGCGAACTCGGCGAAGCGGACATCGCCTGCATCTGCGACGCCTTCCTCGCCTTCAAGGAGACCGAAGAGAGCAGGATCTTCGACAACGAGGCCTTCGGCTACTGGAAGGTCACCGTCGAGCGGCCACTACGCATCGAAGGAACCGACGCGGACCGCGCGTACAAGGTGCCCGAGATCCGCGAACTCAAGGCCTCCGGCCGCCACAGTGAAGAGGCGCCGCCCGTGATCCGGAGAATCCACAAGGGGGGCGTGGCCGCCGACCCGCTGCGCGGCCTGTTCGAGGCCGAGGTCGACGGCCGGACTGCCGTCGTCGAGTACGAGCCGGACACCGAACTTCGTGACACCGAGCAGATCCCGCTGCAAGAGGAGGGCGGCATCGAGGCCTTCCTCCGCCGCGAGGTCCTGCCCTACGCCCCCGATGCGTGGTACAACCCCAGGACCGTGAGGACCGGCTACGAGTTCAGCTTCAACCGCTACTTTTTCAAGCCCGAGCCGATGCGGCCGCTGGCGGAGATCCAGGCCGACATCCTGGCGCTGGAGACGCAGACCGAGGGTCTGCTGGCCGAGATCATGGGCGGCATGGCGCCCGGTCCGTCGAAGGAGGTGGACGATGACCGCTGA
- a CDS encoding restriction endonuclease subunit S translates to MANGNPPHRAIPAAPIVGDDVVMQPSPLLEDDSAMVLSLPTYAETRDSGVEWLGDVPAHWEVRRIKDWLRVNQTVLPEDTDPDYEFHYIDIGAVQAGVLVGDPVRMRFGTSPSRARRVLRGGDTIVSTVRTYLKAVLHVPAGGDDLVASTGFAVLTPQAATEPAFVGSLCRSQPFTDFVMAQSVGVAYPAIAETRLSAVPVAIPPLEEQTAIVRFLDYVDRRIRQYIRAKEKLIAALEEQKQAVIHQAVTGQIDVRTGEPYPAYRESGLDWLPEVPKHWEVRPSRRVFRPRKELARSGDTQLSATQAYGVIAQAEYEAKIGRKVTKITRNLQQRRHVEVDDFVISMRSFQGGLERAWRSGCIRSSYIVLQAAVPLNVDYFGRLFKSRGYIAALQSTANFIRDGQDLSFENFARVHLPFPAPEEQHEIAEAIGRSVRQASSEIEISRRRISLLREYSVRLLADVVTGKLDVRGAAVALPEEEDPLGHSGRDVA, encoded by the coding sequence TTGGCGAACGGCAACCCGCCACACCGCGCCATTCCCGCCGCCCCGATTGTCGGCGACGACGTAGTCATGCAACCGAGCCCACTCCTTGAAGACGACTCTGCGATGGTCCTGAGCCTACCCACCTATGCCGAAACCAGGGACTCCGGCGTCGAGTGGCTCGGGGATGTGCCGGCGCACTGGGAAGTACGTCGCATCAAGGACTGGCTCCGAGTGAACCAGACCGTGCTCCCGGAGGACACCGACCCGGACTACGAGTTCCACTACATCGACATTGGTGCAGTCCAGGCGGGCGTCCTGGTTGGCGATCCCGTACGCATGAGGTTCGGCACTTCTCCGTCAAGAGCCAGGCGTGTCCTTCGTGGGGGAGACACGATCGTCTCCACCGTAAGGACCTACCTGAAGGCAGTCTTGCATGTGCCTGCGGGAGGGGACGACCTTGTCGCCTCAACAGGCTTCGCAGTCTTGACGCCCCAAGCCGCGACCGAACCAGCCTTCGTTGGCTCTCTCTGTCGCAGCCAACCCTTCACCGATTTCGTAATGGCCCAATCAGTAGGCGTCGCATATCCGGCTATCGCCGAAACGAGGTTGTCGGCAGTACCGGTTGCGATTCCCCCGCTGGAAGAACAGACAGCCATCGTTCGCTTCCTCGACTACGTCGACCGGCGCATCCGGCAGTACATCCGAGCCAAGGAGAAGTTGATCGCGGCGCTGGAGGAGCAGAAGCAGGCCGTCATCCATCAGGCTGTCACGGGCCAGATCGATGTCCGAACCGGCGAGCCCTATCCCGCCTATCGGGAGTCCGGCCTCGACTGGCTGCCAGAAGTGCCGAAGCACTGGGAGGTTCGACCGAGCCGGCGTGTCTTTCGACCCCGGAAGGAACTGGCCCGGTCCGGAGACACTCAGCTTTCGGCGACTCAGGCCTACGGTGTGATTGCGCAGGCGGAGTACGAGGCGAAGATTGGGCGAAAGGTGACCAAGATCACCCGCAACCTACAGCAACGGCGGCACGTGGAAGTGGATGACTTTGTGATCAGCATGAGGAGCTTCCAGGGTGGCCTCGAACGGGCATGGCGTAGCGGCTGTATTCGGTCTTCCTACATCGTGCTTCAAGCTGCCGTGCCTCTGAACGTCGACTACTTCGGCCGTCTCTTCAAATCACGAGGCTACATCGCCGCGCTGCAGTCGACGGCGAACTTCATTCGAGATGGCCAAGACCTGAGCTTCGAGAACTTCGCGAGAGTTCATCTGCCCTTTCCGGCACCAGAGGAGCAGCACGAGATTGCGGAGGCCATTGGCCGAAGCGTGCGCCAAGCGTCCTCAGAGATTGAGATTTCTCGCCGAAGGATCAGTCTTCTACGCGAGTACAGCGTCCGACTTCTGGCCGACGTGGTCACCGGCAAACTCGACGTGCGCGGTGCAGCCGTAGCTCTGCCTGAAGAAGAAGATCCTCTTGGCCACTCTGGGCGGGATGTCGCCTAG
- a CDS encoding DEAD/DEAH box helicase yields MTAGLIRSTPPLRNLDRETLPDRFTEAFARIVALRVRLRDGESPPEELSTTRTFAQRLARTNEALVAVSPDREDRRSAAFVAATAHQLVYQIDSLSGIAANPARLTADAITSDVSAMLLFLVAQSAADATEIAHRIQIPSAPSIESELLWTLVELARGHVAQTNERSLSPIEEAVDAADPAAPTAALYYQILLAARVLASYLAGRPDGEDDASAILRHVQELAFHPGDAFSRPAFGNGRSKSAPGPALFPGPFHLATLLLAVSDRLAAAAVVNVLPPPEIEPHRWHLVLQKIAEQRPYLWPNLQEAIANRYLNPGLSSVVSFPTGAGKTGVSHLKIAATLLAGRRVVFVAPTHALVDQTVTDLRAAFPGRRTRSVREYEFSFSTDTDTPADIEVMTPEACLQLSHVRPLALEGVGLMVFDECHLIHPRESTDRRSLDAMLCILRVVRLAPEADLLLLSAMIKNADEMAAWLKELTGRETLHLSMPWKPTRQLRGCVVYPQQRLKKLNSFLQTEKQKSTTQSVPAAVKRRLTAQPHGFFSVRQTWASQRRDAYAYLPICTQRPELSANASWRLIPNAGVVASVLAAPAARAGIKTLVFSQSIPVAAKIAERTSKALGPSGIELTPQESRLVGVAIDELGGSDQLYLQVEDNKVISRAATHHGLLLPEERRLIESMYARPDGLAVLSATGTLGQGMNLPSEFVIIAQDSRFDEQTGALEVLDSRELLNAAGRAGRAGKNATGMVLVIPGRVVPFDETDSRIGERWMRLREVFGQIDQCLAIDDPLTAVLDRIHAEARSPDELDRYVISRLCVSADDESPETQLGRALQGTFAAFKKRREGKDAWIESRTRSALAALGHIDPDDEIAASVRELSSSVGFPEETVSVLRADILESGPASSTPVMDWCEWLFDWLLRWPEHALRVLRPEDLERQFGSRFSRLATDGDRVGYAVPKLRNALGLWMKGEPLNVVQSVLGDTPRDLKRSTGARKFVVNILPTLAHLHFAASRIAASQSSDGLTAPAEAPTLTYIGQCVRLGFSSLEMYVLYTLVRNRVSSRRRVHREFSKLEASLPTPVGPETWAEVNARVAAARESANS; encoded by the coding sequence GTGACCGCAGGCCTGATTCGCTCTACCCCGCCGCTTCGGAACCTAGATCGGGAGACCCTGCCCGACAGATTCACCGAGGCGTTCGCGCGTATCGTCGCGCTCCGGGTTCGCCTGCGCGACGGCGAGAGCCCGCCCGAGGAACTAAGCACAACCCGCACCTTCGCGCAGCGGCTGGCCCGGACGAACGAAGCCCTGGTGGCCGTGAGCCCAGATCGGGAAGACCGACGCTCCGCCGCCTTCGTCGCCGCTACAGCCCATCAGCTCGTTTACCAGATCGACAGTCTCTCGGGCATCGCAGCGAATCCGGCGAGACTCACCGCCGACGCCATCACCTCAGACGTCAGTGCGATGCTCCTGTTTCTGGTGGCCCAGTCCGCCGCTGACGCCACCGAGATCGCCCATCGAATTCAGATTCCCAGTGCTCCGAGCATTGAAAGCGAACTCCTCTGGACGCTGGTGGAACTCGCACGCGGCCATGTTGCCCAGACAAACGAACGCAGCCTCTCTCCCATTGAGGAGGCGGTCGATGCAGCCGATCCTGCGGCACCAACCGCCGCGCTCTACTACCAGATTCTCCTAGCCGCCCGCGTTCTAGCCTCTTACCTCGCCGGTCGACCCGACGGAGAAGACGACGCGTCGGCCATCCTGCGCCACGTCCAGGAACTTGCATTCCACCCCGGGGATGCGTTTTCCCGTCCTGCCTTCGGCAACGGGCGCTCCAAGTCGGCCCCAGGCCCGGCACTCTTCCCCGGACCCTTTCACCTGGCGACGCTGTTGCTTGCCGTTTCTGACCGACTTGCGGCCGCTGCGGTAGTCAACGTACTTCCCCCGCCCGAAATCGAGCCTCATCGGTGGCACCTCGTTCTCCAGAAGATCGCCGAGCAGAGACCCTATCTCTGGCCCAACCTCCAAGAGGCCATAGCCAACCGCTACCTCAACCCCGGCTTGTCGTCCGTAGTGTCCTTCCCCACCGGAGCAGGAAAGACCGGTGTCTCCCACCTGAAGATCGCAGCAACGCTCCTGGCTGGCAGACGGGTCGTGTTCGTGGCGCCGACGCACGCACTTGTCGACCAGACCGTAACCGACCTTCGGGCCGCGTTTCCTGGGCGCCGAACACGTAGCGTAAGGGAGTACGAGTTCTCCTTTTCTACCGACACCGACACGCCTGCAGACATTGAAGTAATGACGCCCGAGGCCTGCCTTCAACTCAGCCATGTCCGTCCTCTCGCACTCGAAGGCGTAGGTCTAATGGTGTTCGACGAGTGCCACCTCATACACCCGAGAGAATCGACAGATCGCCGTTCTCTTGACGCGATGCTGTGTATTCTCCGTGTCGTCCGTCTCGCGCCCGAGGCGGACCTTCTACTCCTATCCGCAATGATCAAGAATGCGGACGAGATGGCGGCATGGCTGAAGGAGCTCACGGGACGCGAAACGCTGCATCTGTCGATGCCGTGGAAGCCAACCCGTCAGCTCCGGGGCTGTGTGGTCTATCCTCAGCAACGGCTGAAGAAGCTCAATTCTTTTCTGCAAACCGAAAAGCAGAAGAGCACCACCCAATCTGTACCGGCTGCCGTGAAGCGCAGGCTTACAGCCCAACCTCACGGTTTCTTCAGTGTCCGCCAGACTTGGGCATCGCAGCGTCGTGACGCCTACGCTTACCTTCCCATCTGCACGCAACGTCCCGAGCTTTCGGCAAACGCGAGTTGGCGACTCATCCCAAACGCGGGAGTAGTTGCCTCCGTACTCGCTGCTCCAGCAGCACGGGCGGGAATCAAGACCCTCGTATTCTCGCAGTCTATTCCGGTCGCAGCCAAGATCGCCGAACGGACCTCGAAGGCTCTTGGGCCATCCGGGATCGAGCTGACACCGCAGGAAAGCCGATTGGTCGGCGTCGCCATTGACGAACTGGGTGGCAGCGACCAGCTCTACCTCCAGGTCGAGGACAACAAAGTCATCTCCCGGGCTGCTACTCACCACGGACTGCTGCTCCCAGAAGAGAGGCGATTGATTGAATCGATGTACGCCCGGCCAGACGGTCTAGCGGTTCTCTCCGCCACGGGCACGCTCGGGCAGGGCATGAACCTGCCGAGCGAGTTCGTGATCATCGCCCAGGACAGCCGCTTCGATGAGCAGACCGGTGCGTTGGAAGTGTTGGACTCGCGCGAGCTTCTCAACGCCGCCGGGCGGGCCGGACGAGCCGGAAAGAACGCCACGGGCATGGTCCTCGTGATTCCCGGCCGGGTCGTACCATTCGACGAGACGGACTCGAGGATCGGCGAAAGGTGGATGCGCCTACGCGAGGTCTTCGGACAGATTGACCAGTGCCTGGCGATTGACGATCCCCTTACTGCCGTGCTTGATCGAATTCACGCCGAAGCCCGTTCCCCCGATGAGCTTGATCGCTACGTGATCTCACGCCTCTGCGTTTCGGCCGACGACGAATCGCCGGAAACCCAGCTTGGCCGAGCGCTTCAAGGCACGTTCGCCGCCTTCAAGAAGCGCCGGGAGGGGAAGGATGCCTGGATTGAGAGCCGCACTAGGTCGGCGCTTGCGGCTCTCGGACACATAGACCCTGACGACGAAATCGCCGCCTCTGTACGAGAGCTTTCTTCCTCCGTGGGCTTTCCCGAGGAGACAGTCTCGGTCCTGAGGGCCGATATCCTGGAATCCGGCCCGGCCTCCAGCACACCCGTGATGGACTGGTGCGAGTGGCTCTTCGACTGGCTACTTCGCTGGCCGGAGCACGCCCTGCGCGTGCTACGCCCTGAGGATCTCGAAAGGCAGTTCGGCTCACGCTTTAGCAGGCTTGCAACCGATGGGGACCGAGTTGGCTACGCCGTGCCGAAGCTTCGAAACGCCCTCGGCCTCTGGATGAAGGGCGAACCGCTGAACGTCGTCCAGTCGGTTCTAGGTGACACTCCACGAGACCTCAAGCGCTCCACCGGTGCGAGGAAGTTCGTGGTGAACATCCTGCCCACCCTCGCGCATCTCCACTTTGCTGCTTCCAGGATTGCCGCTTCACAGTCTTCGGACGGGTTGACGGCCCCAGCCGAAGCGCCCACACTCACGTACATCGGTCAATGCGTCCGGCTCGGCTTCTCGTCGCTGGAGATGTACGTCCTCTACACACTGGTCCGGAATCGCGTGTCCTCCCGGCGTAGAGTGCACAGGGAGTTCAGCAAGCTCGAAGCGAGCCTCCCGACCCCCGTGGGGCCTGAGACCTGGGCAGAGGTGAACGCACGGGTCGCGGCTGCACGAGAATCTGCGAACAGTTGA
- a CDS encoding PIN domain-containing protein — MPGRFVDTNVLLYGASRSSVDAPKRKVALDTLRERDLVVSVQVLQEFYHQATRPTREDRLSHTDALAFLEPILEFRVQPTTVAVFYDAVMFSRRFQIAYWDGAILAAARASGCSEVYSEDLSHHQDYDGIRVVNPFAGPTAS; from the coding sequence ATGCCGGGGCGCTTCGTCGACACGAACGTTCTCCTGTACGGAGCCAGCCGCAGCTCCGTGGACGCTCCGAAGCGGAAGGTGGCGCTGGACACTCTCCGCGAGAGGGACCTCGTAGTGTCCGTCCAGGTCCTACAGGAGTTCTACCACCAAGCCACGCGGCCGACTCGCGAGGACCGCCTGTCCCACACGGACGCTCTGGCCTTCCTTGAACCGATCCTCGAGTTTCGCGTACAACCAACAACCGTCGCCGTCTTCTACGACGCGGTGATGTTCAGCCGACGATTCCAGATCGCGTACTGGGACGGCGCGATACTGGCCGCGGCACGTGCCTCCGGCTGCTCGGAGGTGTACTCGGAGGACCTGAGCCACCACCAAGACTACGACGGCATACGAGTCGTGAACCCGTTCGCGGGGCCGACCGCGTCATGA
- a CDS encoding type I restriction endonuclease subunit R produces the protein MTTDTTERGLERLICTALAGHPCDPPKPGELPQPTEPSAATAGWTAGDPGDYDRNYCVDLAQLSAFLHATQPDAAAGLALDEDGPERRKLLARLQGEIAKRGTIDVLRKGLGHGAHELELFYGTPSAGNEVAQQRFDLNRFTVTRQLRYSGDQAQLALDLALFVNGLPVITFELKNSLTKQTVSDAVEQYRKDRNPREKLFGFGRCIVHFAADEREVRFCTHLRGKASWFLPFNRGWNDGAGNPPNPDGLAADYLWREILTRESLTEIIENYAQIVESKDEKTGRTKKTQIWPRYHQLDVVRRLLADAGEHGAGRRYLIQHSAGSGKSYSIAWLAHRLIGLETRGGGTVFDSIVVVTDRVILDRQIKDTIKQYAQVATTVGHADSSADLRQFLEGGKKIVITTIQKFPHVLDAIGDEQRGRRFAIVIDEAHSSQGGRTSAAVSGALSEAGARGEEETYEDQINRLMESRKLLPNASYFAFTATPKNKTLEFFGVPERQPDGTVKRRAFHTYSMKQAIEEGFILDVLKHYTPVRSYYRLAKSVEDDPEFDVKKAQRKLRRFVEGHNHAVRLKAEIMADHFHDQVAAPRKVGGEARAMVVTNGVQRAIQYFHAIRDCLEARKSPYRAIVAFSGEHDYGGAKVTEASLNGFPSRQIAGKIQERPYRFLVCADKFQTGYDEPLLHTMYVDKTLAGIKAVQTLSRLNRAHPGKYDVFVLDFLNDTEIIRDSFANYYRGTILANETDPDRLHDLQADLDAAQVCSADQIDLFVERYLDGAERDRLDPILDQCVAVYLSELDEDGQVDFKGKAKAFVRAYGFLSSILPFSNADWEKRSIFLNFLIPKLPAPREEDLARGILEAVDMDSYRAEKQAMQKILLPDEDAEVDPTPPASGGQRPESDLDHLSNIIKAFNDHFGGIEWADEDRVQRMIAFDIPARVASDTAFRNARRNSDRENTRIEHDRALLRVMQNVMKDDTELFKQFMDDDGFKRWMSEVVFRRAYDQAEVP, from the coding sequence ATGACAACCGACACGACGGAGCGCGGTCTCGAACGCCTGATCTGCACCGCGCTCGCCGGCCACCCCTGCGATCCGCCGAAGCCCGGCGAACTCCCCCAACCCACCGAGCCGAGCGCCGCCACCGCCGGCTGGACCGCCGGCGACCCCGGCGACTACGACCGGAACTACTGCGTCGACCTCGCCCAGCTTTCCGCCTTCCTCCACGCCACCCAGCCCGACGCGGCGGCCGGCCTGGCCCTGGACGAGGACGGGCCGGAGCGGCGGAAGCTCCTCGCCCGGCTCCAGGGCGAGATCGCGAAGCGCGGCACCATCGACGTGCTCCGGAAGGGCCTCGGCCACGGCGCGCACGAGCTGGAGCTGTTCTACGGCACGCCGTCGGCGGGCAACGAGGTCGCGCAACAGCGCTTCGACCTGAACCGCTTCACCGTCACGCGCCAACTCCGCTACAGCGGAGACCAAGCCCAACTGGCGCTCGATCTGGCGCTGTTCGTCAACGGCCTGCCGGTCATCACGTTCGAACTGAAGAACAGCCTGACCAAGCAGACGGTCAGCGACGCCGTCGAGCAGTACCGGAAGGACCGCAACCCGCGGGAGAAGCTGTTCGGGTTCGGCCGCTGCATCGTCCACTTCGCGGCGGACGAGCGGGAGGTGCGCTTCTGCACCCACCTGCGCGGCAAGGCGTCCTGGTTCCTACCGTTCAACCGGGGCTGGAACGACGGCGCCGGCAACCCGCCCAACCCGGACGGTCTGGCCGCGGACTACTTGTGGCGCGAGATACTGACTCGCGAGAGCCTGACGGAGATCATCGAGAACTACGCCCAGATCGTCGAGTCAAAGGACGAGAAGACGGGCCGGACGAAGAAGACCCAGATCTGGCCGCGCTACCACCAACTCGACGTCGTCCGCCGGCTCCTGGCCGACGCGGGGGAGCACGGCGCCGGCAGGCGCTACCTGATCCAGCACTCGGCCGGGAGCGGCAAGAGCTACTCGATCGCCTGGCTGGCCCACCGGCTGATCGGGCTGGAGACGCGCGGCGGCGGCACGGTCTTCGACTCCATCGTCGTCGTCACGGACCGCGTCATTCTCGACCGCCAGATCAAGGACACCATCAAGCAGTACGCCCAGGTCGCGACGACCGTCGGCCACGCCGACAGCTCGGCGGACCTCCGCCAGTTCCTCGAGGGCGGCAAGAAGATCGTCATCACGACGATTCAGAAGTTCCCCCACGTCCTGGACGCCATCGGCGACGAACAGCGCGGACGCCGGTTCGCGATCGTCATTGACGAGGCCCACTCCAGCCAGGGCGGGCGGACGAGCGCCGCGGTCTCGGGCGCCCTCTCCGAGGCCGGAGCCCGCGGCGAGGAGGAGACGTACGAGGACCAGATCAACCGCCTGATGGAGTCGCGCAAGCTGCTGCCGAACGCCAGCTACTTCGCCTTCACCGCCACTCCCAAGAACAAGACGTTGGAGTTCTTCGGCGTTCCCGAACGACAACCGGACGGCACCGTCAAGCGGCGCGCATTCCACACCTACTCGATGAAGCAGGCGATCGAGGAAGGCTTCATTCTCGACGTGCTGAAGCACTACACGCCGGTCAGGAGCTACTACCGGCTCGCGAAGAGCGTCGAGGACGACCCGGAGTTCGACGTCAAGAAGGCGCAGCGGAAACTGCGGCGCTTCGTCGAAGGGCACAACCACGCCGTCCGGCTGAAGGCCGAGATCATGGCCGACCACTTCCACGACCAGGTCGCCGCACCGCGGAAGGTCGGCGGCGAGGCGCGGGCCATGGTGGTTACCAACGGTGTCCAGCGCGCGATCCAGTACTTCCACGCCATCCGCGACTGCCTGGAAGCGAGGAAGAGCCCGTACCGGGCCATCGTCGCCTTCTCGGGCGAACACGACTACGGAGGCGCGAAGGTCACGGAAGCCTCGCTCAACGGTTTCCCGTCCAGGCAGATTGCGGGGAAGATCCAGGAACGCCCCTACCGGTTCCTGGTCTGCGCCGACAAGTTCCAGACCGGCTACGACGAGCCGCTGCTCCACACGATGTACGTCGACAAGACGCTCGCCGGCATCAAGGCGGTGCAGACCCTGTCGCGGCTCAACCGGGCGCATCCGGGCAAGTACGACGTCTTCGTGCTCGACTTCCTGAACGACACGGAGATCATCCGCGACTCGTTCGCGAACTACTACCGCGGCACGATCCTGGCCAACGAGACGGACCCCGACCGGCTGCACGACCTGCAGGCCGACCTCGACGCGGCGCAGGTCTGTTCGGCGGACCAGATCGACCTGTTCGTCGAGCGCTATCTGGACGGCGCCGAGCGCGACCGCCTCGACCCGATCCTCGACCAGTGCGTCGCGGTCTACCTGAGCGAACTCGACGAGGACGGACAGGTCGACTTCAAGGGCAAGGCGAAGGCGTTCGTGCGCGCCTACGGCTTCCTCTCCTCGATCCTCCCGTTCTCGAACGCCGACTGGGAGAAGCGGTCGATCTTCCTGAACTTCCTGATCCCGAAGCTGCCGGCGCCAAGAGAGGAGGACTTGGCGCGGGGCATCCTCGAGGCGGTCGACATGGACAGCTACCGGGCCGAGAAGCAGGCGATGCAGAAGATCCTCCTGCCCGACGAGGACGCCGAGGTCGATCCAACGCCCCCGGCCAGCGGCGGCCAACGGCCGGAATCCGACCTGGACCACCTCTCGAACATCATCAAGGCGTTCAACGACCACTTCGGCGGCATCGAATGGGCGGACGAAGACCGCGTGCAGCGGATGATCGCGTTCGACATCCCAGCCAGGGTCGCCTCGGACACGGCCTTCCGGAACGCGCGCCGGAACTCCGATCGCGAGAACACCCGCATCGAGCACGACAGAGCGCTGCTCCGCGTGATGCAGAACGTGATGAAGGACGACACCGAACTGTTCAAGCAGTTCATGGACGACGACGGCTTCAAGCGGTGGATGTCCGAGGTGGTGTTCAGGCGGGCATACGACCAGGCTGAGGTGCCCTAA